The genomic stretch TGATCGCACCACGGCGGTGGTCCATTAAATGGAAGGCATATTGTTGTAAGTCGATATTCAAATTGAGCACAATATCTTTGCCCGGAATGGGCGGTACGTATTTTAAGGTGCGGATGATGCGTCCACGACTGTTGACTTCAACTTCTTGATAGCCGGATGTCCCATGTAAAACATCTTCGTAATAACGCTCAATGCCTAATTTACCGATATCATGAGTATCTTGGTAATTGGAGATTTTGTCTTCTTCGGTTAAGCGGCGAATATCTCTATCGTTGATGCGAGAAACATAACCTAAAACATGAGTTAGAGTGGAGCCATAAGGGTAGTAGCGCTTCAATGCTGCGGTCACTTCAACCCCTGGAAATTTGTATTGCTGCACCGAAATTTTGGCCACATCTTCATCGCTGAGTTGGGTCAGAATAGGAACCGATTTAAAACGTCTGGTTTGACGGCGCTCTTTTTGGAATGCTTCAATTTGTTCGTCAGTAATAGGAATAATTTTACGCAGTTCGGCGATGGTTTTATCCAAATCTTTTACTTTTTCAGGGGTGATTTCCAAGCTGAAAACAGGGCGGTTAGAGGCCAGTAATTTTCCGTTACGATCATAGATAAGACCACGATTTGGCGCGATCGGAACGATCTTGATACGGTTATCATTTGAGCGAGTTTTGTAGTCTTGATATTGCTCTACTTGGATGTAATACAAATTGGCGAGCAAGATCCCAACCAAAGCTAAGATACCAATAAACGCCACGATTGCACGGCGAGTAAAGAGTTGAGCTTCAGCGGTATAATCACGTATTTGGCTACGTCTACGTCTCATTCTAGATTATTCTCGGTGGTAAGGATGATTGGCGGTTACGCTCCAAGCGCGGTATAAGCTTTCGGCCATGATCACGCGAACTAGTGGATGTGGTAGCGTCAGTGGCGATAATGACCAACTTTGATCGGCTGCTGCTTTACATGCTGGCGCTAACCCTTCAGGGCCTCCGATTAAAATAGAAACATCACGGCCATCAAGTTTCCAGGCATCTAATTGCGCAGCCAGCTCTGGTGTGTCCCAACGTTTTCCTGGAATATCCAATGTAACAATGCGGTTGCCTTTAGGTACTGCTGCCAACATCGCTTCGCCTTCTTTTTGTAAAATACGCGCGATATCAGCATTTTTACCACGTTTTCCGGCCGATATTTCGATAAGATCGAATGGCATATCACTCGGAAAGCGTCGTTGGTATTCATGAAAACCAGTTTCAACCCATTTAGGCATTTTGGTTCCGACGGCAATGAGTTGGATCTTCATGGCGATGATTCCGTAGTGTTTTGTATAATCAGGTATGACGGGGTATCAATGAGCATGCTCGGTTTAGTCAAGAGAAAGCATACTCATTTATGTTGAATTAAAGGTGTAGTTTTAACTCCACAGCTTCTCTAATTGATATAATTCACGATACTGTGGTTGCATCACATGCACCATCACATCACCAAGATCGACGACAACCCATTCACCTTCTTCTTCGCCGTCCATACCTAATACTGCTACACCGGCTTCTTTGGCTTCACTTGCAACATTTTCAGCGATAGAAGCGACGTGACGTTTAGAGGTGCCAGTACAGATAATCATAAAATCCGTCACGCTTGATTTGTCCGTGACATCCAAAGTGAT from Vibrio algicola encodes the following:
- the rlmH gene encoding 23S rRNA (pseudouridine(1915)-N(3))-methyltransferase RlmH; translated protein: MKIQLIAVGTKMPKWVETGFHEYQRRFPSDMPFDLIEISAGKRGKNADIARILQKEGEAMLAAVPKGNRIVTLDIPGKRWDTPELAAQLDAWKLDGRDVSILIGGPEGLAPACKAAADQSWSLSPLTLPHPLVRVIMAESLYRAWSVTANHPYHRE
- the rsfS gene encoding ribosome silencing factor; translated protein: MQINELKAFLADKADDMKAEDMITLDVTDKSSVTDFMIICTGTSKRHVASIAENVASEAKEAGVAVLGMDGEEEGEWVVVDLGDVMVHVMQPQYRELYQLEKLWS